In Herbaspirillum sp. WKF16, one genomic interval encodes:
- a CDS encoding mechanosensitive ion channel family protein, whose amino-acid sequence MSLDLDFLYNMNEGPLRSGLIVLGVALVAILVAVILHRLGTALVRRIARGHPFTTTATEVAYNSGRACVILFMLRLVLTGAPDNTPALTSISYLTSVALVLALTWFLMRCVKSISVTVIKLHPYDIADNLRARRILTQTRVLSRSAYFLIALLGLSFVLLTLPGARQFGASLLASAGVAGIVAGIAAKPVLGNFFAGLQIAFSQPIRLDDVLIVKGEWGRVEEITGTFVVVKIWDERRMIVPLQWFIENPFENWTHTSATILGTVFLWLDYSVPAKEVRDEFERLVRTLPLWDKRVCVMHVTDADQRCMQVRLLVSAIDSGSAFDLRCQIREHMIGFIAKNHPHALPRLRAELEPRNDADAPDTIVAGSPKESLG is encoded by the coding sequence ATGAGCCTGGACCTGGATTTTCTCTACAACATGAACGAGGGGCCGCTGCGTTCGGGCCTGATCGTGCTGGGCGTGGCGCTGGTGGCGATACTGGTCGCGGTGATCCTGCATCGCCTGGGCACCGCGCTGGTGCGGCGCATCGCGCGCGGGCACCCGTTCACCACCACCGCCACCGAGGTCGCCTATAACTCCGGCCGCGCCTGCGTGATCCTGTTCATGCTGCGCCTGGTGCTGACCGGGGCGCCGGACAACACCCCCGCCCTGACCTCGATCTCCTACCTGACCTCGGTGGCGCTGGTGCTGGCGCTGACCTGGTTCCTGATGCGCTGCGTGAAGTCGATCAGCGTCACGGTAATCAAGTTGCATCCTTACGACATCGCCGACAACCTGCGGGCGCGCCGCATCCTGACCCAGACCCGGGTGCTCTCGCGCAGCGCCTATTTCCTGATCGCGCTGCTGGGGCTGTCGTTCGTGCTGCTGACCCTGCCCGGCGCGCGCCAGTTCGGCGCCAGCCTGCTGGCCTCGGCCGGGGTGGCCGGCATCGTCGCCGGTATCGCCGCCAAGCCGGTGCTGGGCAACTTCTTCGCCGGGTTGCAGATCGCCTTCTCGCAGCCGATCCGGCTGGACGACGTGCTCATCGTCAAGGGCGAATGGGGCCGGGTCGAGGAGATCACCGGCACCTTCGTGGTGGTGAAGATCTGGGATGAGCGGCGCATGATCGTGCCGTTGCAGTGGTTCATCGAGAATCCCTTCGAGAACTGGACCCACACCTCGGCCACCATCCTGGGCACGGTCTTCCTGTGGCTGGATTACTCGGTGCCGGCCAAGGAGGTGCGCGACGAGTTCGAACGTCTGGTGAGGACCTTGCCGCTGTGGGACAAGCGCGTCTGCGTGATGCACGTGACCGATGCCGACCAGCGCTGCATGCAGGTGCGCCTGCTGGTCTCGGCGATCGACTCCGGCAGCGCCTTCGACCTGCGCTGCCAGATCCGCGAACACATGATCGGCTTCATCGCAAAGAATCATCCGCACGCCCTGCCCCGCCTGCGCGCCGAGCTCGAGCCGCGCAACGATGCCGACGCGCCAGACACGATCGTCGCGGGCTCGCCGAAGGAGAGCCTGGGTTGA
- a CDS encoding DUF4148 domain-containing protein codes for MNTKNIAKNLFAGLLLTTAVGAAMAEAPYPAETKIVSTKSRAEVIADLQQARANGEILVTDRYPADKPLASTKTRADVVAELKEARANGEILVTDQYPADKPFHSVLTRKQVQDELQQARSQGEAVSNSNAL; via the coding sequence ATGAACACCAAGAACATTGCCAAGAACCTGTTTGCAGGCCTGCTGTTGACTACCGCCGTCGGCGCCGCCATGGCAGAGGCACCCTATCCCGCTGAAACCAAGATCGTGTCGACCAAGTCGCGCGCCGAAGTGATCGCCGACCTGCAACAGGCCCGCGCCAACGGCGAAATCCTGGTCACCGACCGCTATCCCGCCGACAAGCCGCTGGCCTCGACCAAGACCCGCGCCGATGTGGTCGCCGAGCTGAAGGAAGCCCGCGCCAACGGTGAAATCCTGGTCACCGACCAATATCCGGCCGACAAGCCGTTCCACTCGGTGCTGACCCGCAAGCAAGTGCAGGACGAGCTGCAACAAGCCCGTTCGCAAGGCGAAGCCGTCAGCAACAGCAACGCGCTGTAA
- a CDS encoding LysR substrate-binding domain-containing protein translates to MDIRALRYFTETVRLNSFSRAADALHVTQSTVSKMVRQLEEEVAAPLLIRDGRKLQLTDTGRVVYEQGQQILASMQRLDAEVRDTKALRQGRLEIGIPPMINILCTPVLKAFRERHPDIAIVLKEDTGPQIEQGVASGELEIGMTVLPVDPGLQLEVKPVARYPIWAVAQAGSFQKNRSTLRCAQLDGMPLVMLNNEFGLTRSLRGSFRELGIAPRIAAQSGQWDWLVAMALAGMGAALLPEPFIHRIATDQLQAVRLVEPEVQWQVAYVTRGGYLSHAARAWMELSGELFAGGK, encoded by the coding sequence ATGGACATCCGCGCCCTGCGCTATTTCACCGAAACGGTGCGCCTGAACAGCTTCAGCCGCGCCGCCGACGCCCTGCACGTGACCCAGTCCACCGTCAGCAAGATGGTGCGCCAGCTGGAGGAGGAGGTGGCGGCGCCGCTGCTGATCCGCGACGGCCGCAAGCTGCAGCTCACCGATACCGGCCGCGTGGTCTACGAGCAGGGCCAGCAGATCCTGGCGTCGATGCAGCGCCTCGACGCCGAGGTGCGCGACACCAAGGCGCTGCGCCAGGGCAGGCTGGAGATCGGCATCCCGCCGATGATCAACATCCTGTGCACGCCGGTGCTCAAGGCGTTCCGCGAACGCCACCCCGACATCGCCATCGTCCTCAAGGAAGACACCGGCCCGCAGATCGAGCAGGGCGTGGCCAGCGGCGAGCTGGAGATCGGCATGACGGTGCTGCCGGTCGATCCCGGGCTGCAACTGGAGGTCAAGCCGGTGGCGCGCTATCCGATCTGGGCCGTGGCCCAGGCCGGCAGCTTCCAGAAGAACCGCAGCACCTTGCGCTGCGCCCAGCTGGACGGCATGCCGCTGGTGATGCTCAACAACGAGTTCGGCCTCACCCGCAGCCTGCGCGGCAGCTTCCGCGAACTCGGCATCGCGCCCCGCATCGCCGCCCAGAGCGGCCAGTGGGACTGGCTGGTCGCGATGGCCCTGGCCGGCATGGGCGCGGCGCTGTTGCCCGAGCCCTTCATCCACCGCATCGCCACCGACCAGCTGCAGGCGGTGCGCCTGGTCGAGCCCGAGGTGCAATGGCAGGTCGCCTATGTCACGCGCGGCGGCTACCTCTCGCATGCGGCGCGGGCGTGGATGGAACTCAGTGGGGAGTTGTTCGCGGGCGGAAAGTAG
- a CDS encoding FUSC family protein, giving the protein MPPPLSTSCRSLFHSSIETCLRRCRQQLERWRIRFPLRNANLSEGLRAACGASAMLLLGEWLGNPLFSWAAIGAFLTCLADSAGSSRARLASMGGFALASTLGGMLAAGAAGIGVGTGLLAIMACAGAAGFSRVYGAAAGLVLMLAAGVSAIMADAPTVLWPPQHSHVLIYFAGCLWAMLLGLTVWRIHPFAPARRAVARVYGTLAELAALGSARDGIDGRDDPAQLAHAAELAAHTRRHARFDIAAAHRALAAVAAERTESRRLYENLLVRLARAGELLDCITVLADLRLTHYQPPEARRRTARVLAAIARLLQGMQRAMATGDAIAADDDARIMLRLRQLVARLPSGAGRVLQLVDAPLAAGEAAADAGGLKSAARETAPRPHGISLLLHRLRALWRKAAQHASAGSAELHHAWRCAAAAGLTYLIVHLLELPFGYWATMATMLVMQPTVADSWSRSMERAVGSVVGGALAIALCLVAHTPLALAVLVFPLTVLTMALRPVSYGLYATFLTPVFVLVADVGTDPAQQLANAALRAGNNVIGAAVAVAASYLFWPRRQGGDARSQLLRMVQLNLAYLIDAVQGAQEADDLARMHAHRRDACVANVEAGLLLQRLMRERGRDDHAGGAGRTAVALSRRLAAAASHLWAHPQAAEPDLAPWLHEMGAALQARDAAALHALMRRRPAPVRLAQADAVETLCLLAAALMPQGK; this is encoded by the coding sequence ATGCCGCCGCCGCTATCGACTTCCTGTCGCTCCCTGTTCCATTCGTCGATCGAGACATGCCTGCGCCGCTGTCGGCAGCAGCTGGAACGCTGGCGCATCCGCTTCCCCCTGCGCAACGCCAATCTTTCCGAGGGGCTGCGCGCCGCTTGCGGCGCCAGCGCCATGCTGCTGCTGGGCGAGTGGCTGGGCAATCCGCTGTTCTCATGGGCCGCCATCGGCGCCTTCCTCACCTGCCTGGCCGATAGCGCCGGCTCTAGCCGCGCGCGGCTGGCGTCGATGGGCGGCTTCGCGCTGGCCTCCACGCTGGGCGGCATGCTGGCCGCCGGTGCCGCCGGCATCGGCGTGGGCACGGGTTTGCTGGCCATCATGGCGTGCGCCGGCGCGGCCGGCTTCTCGCGCGTCTACGGCGCCGCCGCCGGGCTGGTGCTGATGCTGGCGGCCGGCGTCTCGGCCATCATGGCCGATGCCCCGACGGTGCTGTGGCCGCCGCAGCACAGCCACGTGCTGATCTATTTCGCGGGTTGCCTGTGGGCCATGCTGCTGGGCCTGACGGTGTGGCGCATCCACCCGTTCGCGCCGGCGCGCCGGGCCGTGGCGCGCGTCTACGGCACGCTGGCGGAGCTGGCGGCGCTCGGCTCCGCCCGCGACGGCATCGATGGCCGCGACGATCCGGCGCAGCTGGCGCACGCGGCCGAACTGGCCGCGCACACGCGTCGCCACGCGCGCTTCGACATCGCCGCCGCGCATCGCGCGCTGGCCGCCGTGGCGGCCGAGCGCACCGAGTCGCGGCGGCTGTATGAAAACCTGCTGGTGCGCCTGGCGCGCGCCGGCGAGCTGCTCGATTGCATTACCGTACTGGCCGACTTGCGCCTGACGCACTACCAGCCGCCGGAGGCGCGGCGCCGCACCGCGCGCGTGCTGGCGGCCATCGCCCGGCTGCTGCAGGGCATGCAGCGCGCCATGGCCACGGGCGATGCCATCGCCGCCGACGACGACGCCCGCATCATGCTGCGGCTGCGCCAGCTGGTGGCGCGCCTGCCCAGCGGCGCCGGCCGCGTGCTGCAATTGGTCGACGCGCCGCTGGCGGCGGGCGAGGCGGCCGCCGATGCGGGTGGGCTGAAATCGGCCGCGCGCGAGACCGCGCCGCGGCCGCATGGCATCTCCCTGCTGCTGCATCGCTTGCGCGCGCTATGGCGCAAGGCCGCGCAGCACGCCTCCGCCGGTTCGGCCGAGCTGCATCATGCCTGGCGTTGCGCGGCGGCGGCCGGCCTCACCTACCTGATCGTGCATCTGCTGGAGCTGCCCTTCGGCTACTGGGCCACCATGGCGACCATGCTGGTGATGCAGCCGACGGTGGCCGACAGTTGGTCGCGCAGCATGGAGCGCGCCGTCGGCAGCGTGGTCGGCGGCGCGCTGGCCATCGCCCTGTGCCTGGTGGCGCATACGCCGCTGGCGTTGGCGGTTCTGGTGTTTCCGCTCACGGTGCTGACCATGGCCTTGCGCCCGGTCAGCTATGGCCTGTACGCCACCTTCCTCACGCCGGTGTTCGTGCTGGTGGCCGACGTCGGCACCGATCCGGCGCAGCAGCTGGCCAATGCCGCGCTGCGCGCCGGCAACAACGTGATCGGCGCGGCCGTGGCGGTGGCGGCCAGCTACCTGTTCTGGCCGCGCCGCCAGGGCGGCGACGCGCGCAGCCAGCTGTTGCGCATGGTGCAGCTCAACCTGGCCTACCTGATCGACGCCGTGCAAGGCGCACAGGAGGCCGACGACCTGGCGCGCATGCATGCGCACCGGCGCGACGCCTGCGTGGCCAATGTCGAGGCCGGCCTGTTGCTGCAGCGCCTGATGCGCGAGCGCGGCCGCGACGACCATGCCGGCGGCGCCGGGCGCACCGCGGTTGCACTGTCGCGTCGGCTGGCGGCGGCCGCCAGCCACTTGTGGGCGCACCCGCAGGCAGCCGAGCCGGACCTGGCGCCCTGGCTGCATGAGATGGGCGCGGCCCTGCAGGCGCGTGACGCCGCCGCGCTGCATGCCTTGATGCGCCGCCGGCCGGCGCCGGTGCGCCTGGCCCAGGCCGACGCGGTCGAGACGCTGTGCCTGCTGGCGGCGGCATTGATGCCCCAGGGAAAATAA
- a CDS encoding methyl-accepting chemotaxis protein, which translates to MNILSNMRISNRLTVGFAIVLVLAILSTSMALYSARRNADATRQMMEIPLAKERLVSDWFVLTYSAVVRTSMIARSSDAELSNTFKEDIEQSVKNGSAVIKKIEPLLSSDEEKALMAVIIEARKKYQAAKELVMNTRKSGDAAASEKAYKEVFDPAAKAYGAQVNNLLAMQRKSIDQLAAGIDASSERSIQLMVLLGVLLVAIGVLSVVVISRSITRPLKRALDVARMVAAGDLSANIERTGRDEIAELMVALHEMNDSLRVIVSEVQVGTESITTAAGEIASGNFDLSSRTEQQAGSLEETAASIEELTSTVKQNAENAHQANQLAMDASDVAKKGSGVVSQVVQTMSEINQSSNKIVDIISVIDGIAFQTNILALNAAVEAARAGEQGRGFAVVASEVRSLAQRSAAAAKEIKQLIDDSVGRVDAGSKLVNEAGATMGDVVESIKRVTDIMGEISVASREQSSGIEQISRAVTEIDDATQQNAALVEQATATSDMLRGQAQKLAEAGRKFSLGQPSGAPGLTGAPRRARDITPQPLQLTPSA; encoded by the coding sequence ATGAACATCCTTTCCAACATGCGGATCTCCAACCGCCTCACCGTCGGCTTCGCCATCGTGCTGGTGCTGGCCATCCTGTCCACCTCGATGGCGCTCTACAGCGCCAGGCGCAACGCCGACGCCACCCGCCAGATGATGGAAATCCCGCTGGCCAAGGAGCGGCTGGTGTCGGACTGGTTCGTCCTGACCTATTCGGCGGTGGTGCGCACCTCGATGATCGCGCGCAGCAGCGACGCCGAACTCTCCAACACCTTCAAGGAAGACATCGAGCAGAGCGTCAAGAACGGCAGCGCGGTCATCAAGAAGATCGAGCCGCTGCTGTCCTCGGATGAAGAGAAGGCGCTGATGGCGGTCATCATCGAGGCGCGCAAGAAGTACCAGGCGGCCAAGGAGCTGGTGATGAACACCCGCAAGAGCGGCGACGCCGCCGCCTCCGAGAAGGCCTACAAGGAAGTCTTCGATCCCGCCGCCAAGGCCTACGGCGCGCAGGTCAACAACCTGCTGGCGATGCAGCGCAAGTCGATCGACCAGCTGGCCGCCGGCATCGACGCCAGCAGCGAGCGCAGCATCCAGCTGATGGTGCTGCTGGGCGTGCTGCTGGTGGCCATCGGCGTGCTGTCGGTGGTGGTCATCTCGCGCAGCATCACCCGTCCGCTGAAGCGGGCGCTGGACGTGGCGAGGATGGTGGCGGCAGGGGACTTGTCGGCCAATATCGAACGCACCGGCCGCGACGAGATCGCCGAGCTGATGGTGGCCCTGCATGAGATGAACGATTCGCTGCGCGTCATCGTCAGCGAGGTGCAGGTCGGCACCGAATCGATCACCACGGCCGCCGGCGAGATCGCCTCGGGCAACTTCGACCTGTCTTCGCGCACCGAGCAGCAGGCCGGTTCGCTGGAGGAGACCGCCGCCTCGATCGAGGAGCTGACCTCGACCGTGAAGCAGAACGCCGAGAACGCGCACCAGGCCAACCAGCTGGCGATGGACGCCTCGGACGTGGCGAAGAAGGGCAGCGGGGTGGTGTCGCAGGTGGTGCAGACGATGAGCGAGATCAACCAGTCGTCCAACAAGATCGTCGACATTATCAGCGTGATCGACGGCATCGCCTTCCAGACCAATATCCTGGCCCTGAACGCCGCGGTGGAAGCGGCGCGCGCCGGCGAGCAGGGCCGCGGCTTCGCGGTGGTGGCCTCCGAGGTGCGCTCGCTGGCGCAGCGCTCGGCGGCTGCGGCCAAGGAGATCAAGCAACTGATCGACGATTCGGTGGGCCGGGTGGACGCCGGCAGCAAGCTGGTCAACGAAGCCGGCGCCACCATGGGCGACGTGGTGGAGAGCATCAAGCGCGTGACCGACATCATGGGCGAGATCTCGGTGGCCAGCCGCGAACAGAGTTCGGGCATCGAGCAGATCAGCCGCGCCGTCACCGAGATCGACGACGCCACGCAGCAAAACGCGGCCCTGGTGGAGCAGGCCACCGCCACCTCCGACATGCTGCGCGGGCAGGCGCAAAAACTGGCGGAGGCGGGACGCAAGTTCAGCCTCGGCCAGCCGTCAGGCGCCCCCGGCCTCACCGGCGCGCCGCGCCGCGCGCGCGACATCACACCGCAACCCCTGCAGCTGACGCCGTCGGCCTGA
- a CDS encoding acetyl-CoA hydrolase/transferase family protein yields MDSQRIRQPELAGKVMSAEAAASFFHNGMTIGMSGFTRAGDAKAMPRALAARAAHEELRFTVITGASLGNDSDALMAKAGLLARRLPFQVDATLRGKINAGEVMFIDQHLSETAEQLRNGTPSHIDIAVIEAAAITEEGIVPTMSVGNSASFVEQARYIVIELNTSVPLAIEGLHDIYLPAGRPARGPIPLTASDQRIGRATIAFDPAKVVAIVMTETPDSPSSVLPPDDETNAIARHVIHFLESEVEAGRLPHTLAPLQAGIGTIANAVLHGLVDSPFRDLAMYSEVLQDSAIELLDSGQLAFASASSITLSQARYEHFIANIERYRDKLVLRPQEISNHPELVRRLGIIGLNTALEFDIYGNVNSTHVGGTHMMNGIGGSGDFARNGQISIFVSKSVAKDGAISSVVPMVSHVDHSEHDVDVLVTEWGLADLRGLAPRERAVKVIEHCCHPDYRGQLRDYFERASAAGGHTPHLLGEAFAWHQHYAQHRTMRLGCVR; encoded by the coding sequence ATGGACAGCCAGCGTATCCGCCAGCCTGAATTGGCCGGCAAAGTCATGTCGGCCGAAGCGGCCGCCTCTTTCTTCCACAACGGCATGACCATCGGCATGAGCGGCTTCACCCGCGCCGGCGACGCCAAGGCCATGCCGCGCGCGCTGGCCGCGCGCGCCGCGCATGAGGAACTGCGCTTTACCGTCATCACCGGCGCCTCGCTGGGCAACGACAGCGACGCCCTGATGGCCAAGGCCGGCCTGCTGGCGCGGCGCCTGCCGTTCCAGGTAGACGCCACGCTGCGCGGCAAGATCAATGCCGGCGAGGTGATGTTCATCGACCAGCACCTTTCCGAGACCGCCGAGCAGCTGCGCAACGGCACGCCCTCGCACATCGACATCGCCGTCATCGAGGCCGCCGCCATCACCGAGGAGGGCATCGTGCCGACCATGTCGGTGGGCAATTCGGCCAGCTTCGTCGAGCAGGCCAGGTACATCGTGATCGAACTCAACACCAGCGTGCCGCTGGCGATAGAAGGCCTGCACGACATCTACCTGCCGGCCGGGCGGCCGGCGCGCGGGCCGATCCCGCTGACCGCGTCGGACCAGCGCATCGGCCGCGCCACCATCGCCTTCGACCCGGCCAAGGTAGTGGCCATCGTGATGACCGAGACGCCGGACAGCCCGTCCTCGGTGCTGCCGCCGGACGACGAGACCAACGCCATCGCGCGCCACGTGATCCATTTCCTCGAATCCGAAGTGGAGGCCGGCCGCCTGCCGCACACGCTGGCGCCGCTGCAGGCCGGCATCGGCACCATCGCCAACGCGGTGCTGCACGGCCTGGTGGACTCGCCCTTCCGCGACCTCGCGATGTATTCGGAAGTGCTGCAGGACAGCGCCATCGAGCTGCTGGACTCCGGCCAGCTGGCCTTCGCCTCGGCCTCGTCGATCACGCTCTCGCAGGCCAGGTACGAACACTTCATCGCCAACATCGAGCGCTACCGCGACAAGCTGGTGCTGCGCCCGCAGGAGATCAGCAATCATCCGGAACTGGTGCGGCGGCTGGGCATCATCGGCCTGAACACGGCGCTGGAGTTCGACATCTACGGCAACGTCAATTCCACCCACGTGGGCGGCACGCACATGATGAACGGCATCGGCGGCTCGGGCGACTTCGCGCGCAACGGCCAGATCTCGATCTTCGTATCGAAGTCGGTGGCCAAGGATGGCGCGATCTCCAGCGTGGTGCCGATGGTCTCGCACGTGGATCACAGCGAGCACGACGTCGACGTGCTGGTGACCGAATGGGGCCTGGCCGACCTGCGCGGCCTGGCGCCGCGCGAGCGCGCGGTGAAAGTGATCGAGCATTGCTGCCATCCGGATTACCGGGGCCAGCTGCGCGACTACTTCGAGCGCGCCAGCGCGGCCGGCGGGCATACGCCGCACCTGCTGGGCGAGGCGTTTGCGTGGCACCAGCATTACGCGCAGCACCGGACGATGCGTTTGGGTTGCGTTCGCTGA
- a CDS encoding glutamine amidotransferase — MKTALALRHVAFEDLGQLAPLLKKNGYEVSYFDVGVDSFANVSPLDADLVIVLGGPIAVYDTAEYPYLRAEIAWLRARLLEDLPTLGICLGAQLMAAALHARVYPGTSGKEIGWSPLRAGRDVGELPWFSQLVGQETRVLHWHGDTFDLPHGARHLASSEMYPNQAFAWGENCLALQFHLEFDVRMVERWLIGHAHEIAHTRNISLAGLRADAEQYGRSFEAASQHFWQGWLRSLDGGKTETRRDMRRTA, encoded by the coding sequence ATGAAAACCGCCCTTGCCCTGCGCCACGTCGCCTTCGAAGACCTGGGCCAGCTTGCGCCCCTGCTCAAGAAGAACGGCTATGAAGTCAGTTACTTCGACGTCGGCGTCGATTCCTTCGCCAATGTCTCGCCGCTCGATGCCGACCTGGTGATCGTGCTGGGCGGCCCCATCGCCGTCTACGACACCGCCGAATATCCCTACCTGCGCGCCGAGATCGCCTGGCTGCGCGCGCGCCTGCTGGAAGACTTGCCGACCCTGGGCATCTGCCTGGGCGCGCAGCTGATGGCGGCCGCGCTGCATGCGCGCGTCTATCCCGGCACCTCCGGCAAGGAGATCGGCTGGAGCCCGTTGCGCGCCGGGCGGGATGTCGGCGAGCTGCCCTGGTTCAGCCAGCTGGTGGGACAGGAGACGCGCGTGCTGCACTGGCACGGCGACACCTTCGACCTGCCCCACGGCGCGCGCCACCTGGCTTCCTCCGAGATGTATCCGAACCAGGCCTTCGCCTGGGGCGAGAACTGCCTGGCGCTGCAATTCCATCTGGAGTTCGACGTGCGCATGGTGGAGCGCTGGCTGATCGGCCACGCCCATGAGATCGCGCATACGCGCAACATCAGCCTGGCCGGCCTGCGCGCCGACGCCGAGCAATACGGCCGCTCCTTCGAGGCGGCCTCGCAGCACTTCTGGCAGGGCTGGCTGCGCAGCCTGGATGGCGGGAAAACGGAAACGAGAAGGGACATGCGGCGCACGGCCTGA